The genomic region GGACGAAATTCAAATTTCCCTTCGAAATCTGTAGAGTCAATCATTATAACTTTATCGGGCTTCTGAAAATTTAGTATTGCCATATTACGACTTCTGTGAATTATTATTTCGAATATAATTCGACGATGAATTGTTCATTTATGTTTTCTGGAATCTGAACTCTTCCAGGTACAGAAACAAAAGTTCCTTGTTTTGTTTCATTATTCCAAGTAATCCATTCATAAACATTGCTATTATTAGCTAACGAATCCTGAACTACCTGTAGAGATTTAGATTTCTCTCTTACTCCAACAACATCACCAGCTTTCAATTGGTAAGAAGGAATATTTACTAACTCTCCATTTACGGTTATATGTCTGTGAGAAACAAGCTGTCTAGCCGCTCTTCTTGATGGAGCAACACCTAATCTAAAGACAACGTTATCTAACCTTGATTCACAAAGCTGAAGTAAAACCTCACCGGTAATCCCTTGA from Zunongwangia profunda SM-A87 harbors:
- the rpsD gene encoding 30S ribosomal protein S4 — encoded protein: MARYTGPKTKIARKFGEAIFGDDKSFEKRNYPPGQHGNNRRRGKKSEYAIQLMEKQKAKYTYGILERQFRNMFEKATRSQGITGEVLLQLCESRLDNVVFRLGVAPSRRAARQLVSHRHITVNGELVNIPSYQLKAGDVVGVREKSKSLQVVQDSLANNSNVYEWITWNNETKQGTFVSVPGRVQIPENINEQFIVELYSK